Proteins found in one Manduca sexta isolate Smith_Timp_Sample1 chromosome 8, JHU_Msex_v1.0, whole genome shotgun sequence genomic segment:
- the LOC115446891 gene encoding uncharacterized protein LOC115446891 encodes MCDKHSCDKNMLLVKTIEKFPCLYNSSLHEYLKKDITDKAWSEVANHTQLSVGECKEKWKNLRYGLLRSLRPHPDGTIKKRYYLHDEMEFVIPYIKPSTRHGNLITVPFEEDDEENNSNGPEIEEATLAQQYFEFECVTEPQKKRSRKSESFKPVLPPKTLNDECHENSRKMFLLSLLPEVEVLTEGQMRFFRRKVLELLDDCRENPNTYDISILNNWQTKRPSTQNEAMKSEPL; translated from the exons ATGTGCGATAAACATTCATGTGACAAAAATATGCTATTAGTTAAAACAATCGAAAAGTTTCCATGTTTATACAATTCTAGTTTGCATGAGTATTTGAAAAAGGACATAACAGATAAAGCTTGGAGCGAAGTGGCCAACCATACACAACTTTCTG ttggTGAATGTAAAGAAAAGTGGAAAAATTTACGATATGGTCTTCTCAGGAGTCTAAGGCCACATCCAGACGGTACAATTAAAAAAAGGTATTATTTACACGATGAAATGGAATTTGTGATACCTTACATTAAACCAAGCACCAGACATGGCAATCTAATTACGGTTCCGTTTGAGGAAGATGATGAAGAAAATAATTCTAACGGACCAGAAATTGAAGAAGCAACACTTGCccaacaatattttgaatttgaatgcgTTACTGAACCTCAAAAGAAAAGATCTAGGAAATCAGAAAGTTTCAAACCCGTTTTGCCGCCAAAAACTTTAAACGACGAGTGTCATGAAAATTCAAGAAAGATGTTTTTGTTAAGTTTGTTGCCAGAAGTAGAGGTTTTGACGGAAGGTCAAATGAGATTTTTTAGAAGAAAAGTATTGGAATTATTGGACGATTGTAGAGAAAATCCAAACACATATGACATTAGTATACTTAATAATTGGCAAACTAAACGACCAAGTACACAAAATGAAGCAATGAAATCGGAACCactgtaa
- the LOC115446398 gene encoding tyrosine--tRNA ligase, cytoplasmic has translation MANWEEKKQLITRNLQEVLGDEKLTEILKQRDLKIYWGTATTGRPHVAYFVPMSKIADFLKAGCEVTILFADLHAYLDNMKAPWELLALRTEYYENAIKAMLQSIGVPLEKLKFVRGTEYQLSKEYTLDVYRFSSVITEHDAKKAGAEVVKQVEHPLLSGLLYPGLQALDEEYLKVDAQFGGVDQRKIFTMSEKYLPQLGYAKRIHLMNPMVPGLTGGKMSASEEDSKIDLLDNPANVKKKLKKAFCEPGNISDNGVLSFTKYVVFPLLKEGETFIIHRAPEHGGDSHFTNFEDLEAAFGKQDIHPGDLKASVEAAINKLLAPVQDIFKDPKLQELTKKAYPPPTKAKGNASNAADEITPGRLDIRVGRIVEVSRHPEADTLYVEKIDLGEEEPRTIVSGLVNFVPIEEMVNRDVVVLCNLKPAKMRGVESKGMVLCASIDEPKQVEPLFAPEGSKPGDRIIIEGYETATPDEVLNPKKKVWEKLQVDLKTTESLVAVWQGNSLISKVNSNPVTTKSLKNAPIK, from the coding sequence ATGGCTAACTGGGAAGAGAAGAAACAACTTATCACGCGTAATCTACAGGAAGTTTTAGGAGATGAAAAACTTACCGAAATATTGAAGCAGAGggatttgaaaatatattgggGAACTGCGACAACCGGTCGTCCTCATGTGGCCTATTTTGTGCCCATGTCCAAGATTGCTGACTTTTTAAAAGCTGGTTGTGAGGTAACAATATTGTTTGCCGATTTACATGCATATTTAGATAATATGAAAGCTCCATGGGAACTTTTAGCTCTTCGCACAGAATACTATGAAAATGCAATCAAAGCTATGCTGCAGAGTATTGGGGTGCCACTTGAGAAACTTAAATTTGTTAGGGGTACTGAGTACCAGCTTAGTAAGGAATATACACTGGATGTGTACAGATTTTCATCAGTTATAACTGAGCATGATGCTAAAAAGGCTGGAGCGGAGGTAGTGAAACAAGTAGAACATCCTTTATTGAGTGGCTTGTTATATCCTGGACTTCAAGCTTTAGATGAGGAATATTTAAAAGTTGATGCACAATTTGGTGGTGTTGatcaaaggaaaatatttacaatgtccGAGAAATATCTTCCACAGCTTGGTTATGCTAAAAGAATACATCTTATGAATCCCATGGTCCCAGGTTTGACTGGTGGTAAAATGTCGGCCTCAGAGGAAGACAGTAAAATTGATCTTTTGGACAACCCAGCTAATGTAAAGAAGAAACTCAAGAAGGCATTCTGTGAACCTGGTAATATCTCTGATAATGGTGTTTTGTCCTTTACCAAGTATGTAGTTTTCCCATTGCTAAAGGAAGGGGAGACTTTCATTATACACAGAGCACCTGAACATGGTGGTGATTCTCATTTCACTAACTTTGAAGATTTAGAAGCAGCATTTGGAAAACAAGACATTCATCCTGGTGACTTGAAAGCATCTGTAGAAGctgcaataaataaacttttggcTCCAGTTCAAGATATATTCAAAGACCCTAAACTTCAAGAGCTAACTAAGAAAGCTTACCCGCCTCCAACAAAAGCTAAAGGGAATGCAAGTAATGCCGCAGATGAAATAACTCCAGGTAGATTGGATATCAGGGTAGGACGTATTGTAGAGGTCTCAAGACATCCTGAAGCTGATACTCTTTATGTAGAAAAGATAGACTTAGGTGAAGAAGAACCTAGGACAATAGTTTCTGGGTTAGTCAATTTTGTACCTATTGAAGAGATGGTTAATCGGGATGTAGTTGTCCTATGTAACTTAAAACCAGCTAAAATGCGTGGTGTAGAATCAAAAGGAATGGTCCTATGTGCATCCATAGATGAACCTAAACAAGTTGAACCTCTGTTTGCTCCAGAAGGGAGTAAACCTGGAGACAGGATAATCATTGAAGGATATGAGACTGCTACACCTGATGAGGTTTTGAACCCCAAAAAGAAGGTTTGGGAAAAACTTCAAGTTGATTTGAAAACCACCGAAAGTCTCGTAGCAGTGTGGCAAGGAAATAGTTTGATAAGCAAGGTCAACAGCAATCCTGTTACAACTAAGTCTCTTAAAAAtgcaccaataaaataa